The Campylobacter concisus genome has a window encoding:
- the pheS gene encoding phenylalanine--tRNA ligase subunit alpha, with the protein MQDFINKIKNEISTLDDLEKVRVEIFGKKGILAQGFAKLKELGEDEKKEFAANLNKQRDELSALIEAKKAELSEQEIDSKMKKEAADITLFNEPVASGALHPVMATMDKIIEYFLALNFSLETGPLIEDDFHNFEALNLPKYHPARDMQDTFYLDDFRLLRTHTSPVQVRTMLNQKPPIRMIAPGTVFRRDMDLTHTPMFHQVEGLVVEDDEKVSFANLKSMLEGFLKHMFGDVEVRFRPSFFPFTEPSAEVDISCIFCHGKGCRVCKQTTWLEVLGCGVVDPNVFKAVGYKNVSGYAFGLGVERFAMLLHRVPDLRSLFEGDLRLLEQFK; encoded by the coding sequence TTGCAAGATTTCATTAATAAAATCAAAAATGAAATTTCAACTCTTGATGATCTGGAGAAGGTCAGGGTAGAAATTTTTGGCAAAAAGGGTATCTTGGCGCAAGGCTTTGCAAAGCTAAAAGAGCTTGGCGAGGATGAGAAAAAGGAATTTGCAGCAAATTTAAACAAGCAAAGAGATGAGCTAAGCGCGCTTATAGAAGCTAAAAAGGCCGAGCTTAGCGAGCAAGAGATAGATAGTAAGATGAAAAAAGAGGCCGCTGATATCACGCTCTTTAACGAGCCTGTCGCTAGCGGGGCGCTGCACCCTGTGATGGCCACGATGGATAAGATAATTGAGTACTTTTTAGCTCTAAATTTCTCGCTCGAGACTGGGCCGCTTATAGAAGATGATTTTCACAACTTTGAGGCGCTAAATTTACCAAAATACCACCCAGCAAGGGATATGCAAGATACATTTTACCTAGATGATTTTAGACTTTTAAGGACGCATACGAGCCCAGTTCAGGTGCGAACTATGTTAAATCAAAAGCCACCTATCCGCATGATAGCGCCAGGCACGGTCTTTAGACGTGATATGGACTTAACGCATACACCGATGTTTCACCAGGTTGAGGGCCTTGTAGTGGAGGATGATGAGAAAGTTAGCTTTGCAAATTTAAAATCAATGCTTGAAGGCTTTTTAAAGCACATGTTTGGCGACGTTGAAGTGCGTTTTCGCCCTAGCTTCTTTCCATTTACGGAGCCTAGCGCAGAGGTTGATATTAGTTGTATATTCTGCCATGGCAAGGGCTGCAGGGTGTGCAAGCAGACTACTTGGCTTGAGGTGCTTGGATGCGGCGTTGTTGATCCAAATGTATTTAAGGCGGTTGGCTATAAAAATGTAAGTGGATATGCCTTTGGCCTTGGCGTTGAGAGATTTGCGATGTTGCTTCATAGAGTGCCTGATCTAAGGTCACTTTTTGAGGGAGATTTAAGATTGTTGGAGCAGTTTAAATGA
- the pheT gene encoding phenylalanine--tRNA ligase subunit beta, with protein MIISKHWLNEWVDLSEVSGETLSKTLNSIGLEVDSYKEINLPKSIVVGYVKSREKHPDADKLSVCQVDVGSETLQIVCGAKNVEAGQFVPVALIGTTMPNGLEIKKAKLRGIESCGMICSSTELGLPKTNDGILPLDESIGKLKLGTSLGEFEAFKDVIIEVDVTANRGDCQNLHGIAREICTALDLNMKDSHENEDSENLLGIGRIASVRTEDKVNGSFLYKAFELKSGLNENLLTRLRLALIECQKTNLVERLLEYATFCTGVLFRAYDHAKLVGEGEKAVFDIKNGENGECVVFCEDKNLGVAGIYQSDEARVDEGSKVILVEASYVKPDVVSKAIFENKNLPKGDQVYRSSRGSEPNLAYGADYLFKKLAGFKDSLSLFAGSQQSLLNTEPITLSISLGELKNMIGQEVARNDVVKILKKLGFEIAVNVEQESFNVKVPLFRHDIVNSHDICEEIVRIIGIDNIASTPLNFSEKNRLNKTYFDYKNALNLRRRAANNGFFESVHYVFDSLDELSELNFKPCKIKILNPINNELNTLRPALVNHLLSSSEKNIKNSKRSVRLFELGEVFDENANQGLNLGFVVSGLLKEPTLINGAKGEEANFYAFAAMVQNVIGKFELKPCREISYLSPYEQAHIYQNGEKIGYIGRVDARVEVKRDLPKTYVCEIDFAKLKFEPVLAVPYSKFQSTTRDLSLIVPENFEAGRIYECIRGLNLKELKEFLPVDIYKDAKLNGAISLSLKFTFQDMEKTLEDDDINALMDKILSELKEKLNIGIR; from the coding sequence ATGATAATTTCAAAGCATTGGTTAAACGAGTGGGTCGACCTTAGCGAGGTTAGCGGCGAGACACTTTCAAAGACATTAAATTCAATCGGTTTAGAAGTTGATAGCTATAAAGAGATAAATTTACCAAAGAGCATCGTAGTTGGCTACGTAAAAAGTAGAGAAAAGCACCCAGACGCCGATAAGCTAAGCGTTTGTCAAGTAGACGTTGGCAGCGAAACGCTTCAGATAGTGTGTGGGGCTAAAAACGTCGAGGCTGGTCAGTTTGTGCCAGTTGCGCTCATTGGCACGACGATGCCAAATGGTCTTGAGATCAAAAAGGCAAAGCTAAGAGGTATCGAGTCATGCGGCATGATCTGCTCTTCAACTGAGCTAGGGCTACCTAAGACAAATGACGGCATCTTGCCACTTGATGAGAGTATCGGCAAGCTAAAACTTGGCACAAGTCTTGGCGAATTTGAAGCGTTTAAAGATGTGATCATCGAGGTTGATGTCACAGCAAACAGAGGCGACTGCCAAAATTTACACGGCATCGCAAGAGAAATTTGCACCGCGCTTGATCTAAATATGAAAGATAGCCACGAAAATGAAGATAGCGAAAATTTACTAGGCATCGGCAGGATCGCATCTGTGCGAACCGAAGATAAGGTAAATGGCTCGTTTTTGTATAAGGCATTTGAGCTAAAAAGTGGGCTAAATGAAAATTTATTAACTCGCTTGCGCCTAGCTCTCATCGAATGCCAAAAGACAAATTTAGTAGAAAGACTGCTTGAGTACGCGACATTTTGCACTGGCGTCTTGTTTAGAGCTTATGATCACGCTAAGCTTGTGGGCGAGGGTGAAAAAGCAGTTTTTGACATCAAAAATGGCGAAAATGGCGAGTGCGTGGTCTTTTGTGAGGATAAAAATTTAGGCGTTGCTGGAATTTACCAAAGCGATGAGGCTAGGGTAGATGAGGGCTCAAAGGTGATCTTGGTAGAGGCTAGCTACGTAAAACCAGATGTTGTCTCAAAGGCCATTTTTGAAAATAAAAATTTACCAAAAGGTGATCAAGTTTATCGCTCAAGCCGTGGTAGCGAGCCAAATTTAGCTTATGGGGCGGACTATCTTTTCAAAAAACTAGCTGGCTTTAAAGATAGCTTAAGTCTTTTTGCTGGCTCACAGCAATCACTTCTAAACACCGAGCCTATCACGCTTAGTATCTCGCTTGGCGAGCTTAAAAATATGATAGGGCAAGAGGTTGCTAGAAACGATGTCGTTAAAATTTTAAAGAAACTTGGCTTTGAGATCGCGGTAAATGTCGAGCAAGAGAGCTTTAACGTAAAAGTGCCGTTATTTCGTCATGATATCGTAAATTCGCATGATATCTGCGAGGAGATCGTGAGGATAATAGGCATCGACAATATCGCCTCAACGCCGTTAAATTTCTCTGAGAAAAATAGGCTAAATAAGACATATTTTGACTATAAAAATGCTTTAAATTTAAGGCGCCGTGCAGCTAATAATGGCTTTTTTGAAAGCGTACACTACGTATTTGACAGCCTTGATGAGTTAAGTGAGCTAAATTTCAAGCCTTGCAAGATAAAGATACTAAATCCTATAAACAACGAGCTAAACACGCTTAGACCAGCACTTGTAAACCACCTTCTAAGCTCGAGCGAGAAAAATATCAAAAACTCAAAACGCTCAGTTAGGCTTTTTGAGCTTGGCGAAGTCTTTGACGAAAATGCAAATCAAGGCTTAAATTTAGGCTTTGTCGTATCAGGTCTCTTAAAAGAGCCAACACTCATAAACGGCGCAAAGGGTGAAGAGGCAAATTTCTACGCATTTGCAGCGATGGTGCAAAATGTCATAGGTAAATTTGAGCTAAAACCTTGCCGCGAAATATCGTATCTTAGCCCATACGAGCAGGCACACATCTATCAAAATGGCGAAAAGATCGGCTATATCGGCAGAGTCGATGCAAGAGTAGAGGTAAAAAGGGATCTGCCTAAAACTTATGTTTGTGAGATTGATTTTGCAAAGCTTAAATTTGAGCCGGTCTTAGCAGTGCCATACTCAAAATTTCAAAGCACGACAAGAGATCTTAGCCTCATCGTGCCTGAAAATTTCGAGGCAGGACGAATTTATGAGTGCATAAGAGGGCTAAATTTAAAAGAGCTAAAAGAGTTCTTGCCGGTTGATATCTATAAAGATGCGAAACTAAACGGCGCGATCAGTCTTAGCCTTAAATTTACATTTCAAGATATGGAAAAAACGCTCGAAGATGACGATATAAACGCGCTTATGGATAAAATTTTAAGCGAGCTAAAAGAGAAACTAAATATCGGAATAAGATGA
- the aroA gene encoding 3-phosphoshikimate 1-carboxyvinyltransferase → MRIYPLEKSLNLTIDDIAADKSISHRCAMFSLLSDKPSRVRNYLRAGDTLNTLKIVELLGAKIEDNDAEITITPPQKIKEPNEILECGNSGTAMRLFMGLLAAQDGFFVLSGDKYLNSRPMARIAKPLNEMGAKIDGANDANNAPICIRGAKFKKFSFESKIASAQVKSALLLAALYSNGCKFSEPELSRDHSERMLAGMGADIKRDGLKITLEPMKSPLSPLDIDVPNDPSSAFFFAVAALIIPNSHIVLKNILLNKTRIEAYRVLEKMGAEIKFHKTSSKYEDIGDIEVRYSPNLKGVEVSENISWLIDEAPALAIAFACAKGQSKLTNAKELRVKESDRIAVTINALKQCGVDAIELEDGFIINGSEAKFATIDSHGDHRIAMSFAILGLKCGMQIEKSEFIATSFPNFAEILKKMGARVEDRAC, encoded by the coding sequence ATGAGAATTTATCCACTAGAAAAAAGTCTAAATTTAACCATCGATGACATCGCAGCTGACAAGTCTATCTCGCATAGATGCGCGATGTTTTCGCTTTTAAGTGACAAGCCATCTCGCGTTAGAAACTACCTAAGAGCAGGCGACACGCTAAATACCTTAAAAATAGTCGAGCTCTTAGGCGCAAAGATCGAAGATAACGACGCTGAAATAACGATCACTCCGCCACAAAAGATAAAAGAGCCAAATGAAATTTTGGAGTGTGGCAACTCAGGCACAGCGATGAGGCTTTTTATGGGACTATTAGCCGCACAGGACGGCTTTTTTGTGCTAAGTGGCGATAAATATTTAAATTCTCGCCCGATGGCAAGGATAGCAAAGCCTCTAAATGAGATGGGGGCAAAGATAGATGGTGCAAACGATGCAAACAACGCTCCTATTTGCATAAGAGGGGCTAAATTTAAGAAATTTAGCTTTGAGAGTAAGATCGCCTCAGCTCAGGTAAAAAGCGCGCTTTTGCTGGCGGCTCTTTACTCAAATGGCTGCAAATTTAGCGAGCCAGAGCTAAGCAGAGACCACAGCGAGCGCATGTTAGCTGGTATGGGAGCTGATATAAAGCGAGATGGCTTAAAGATCACTCTAGAGCCTATGAAATCGCCACTTTCGCCACTTGATATAGACGTGCCAAATGACCCAAGCTCGGCATTTTTCTTTGCGGTTGCGGCTTTAATTATCCCAAATTCGCATATTGTTTTAAAAAATATCTTGCTAAATAAAACTCGCATCGAAGCTTACAGAGTTTTAGAAAAAATGGGCGCTGAGATAAAATTTCACAAAACCTCAAGCAAATACGAAGATATCGGCGATATTGAGGTTAGATACTCGCCAAATTTAAAAGGCGTAGAAGTTAGCGAAAATATCTCATGGCTCATCGATGAAGCCCCAGCTTTAGCCATCGCATTTGCCTGCGCCAAGGGCCAAAGCAAGCTAACAAACGCAAAAGAGCTTCGCGTAAAAGAGAGCGACAGGATAGCTGTCACGATAAATGCACTAAAGCAGTGCGGTGTCGATGCTATCGAGCTTGAAGATGGTTTTATCATAAATGGCTCTGAGGCTAAATTTGCCACGATAGATAGCCACGGAGATCACAGGATCGCCATGAGCTTTGCCATACTTGGACTAAAATGTGGTATGCAGATAGAAAAGAGCGAATTTATCGCCACTTCGTTTCCAAATTTTGCTGAAATTTTAAAGAAAATGGGAGCTAGAGTTGAAGATCGAGCTTGCTAG
- a CDS encoding 4-hydroxy-3-methylbut-2-enyl diphosphate reductase translates to MKIELASSYGFCFGVKRAIKIAENAGDAATIGPLIHNNEEINRLEKNYNVKTLEGIDELKDEKKAIIRTHGITKNDLAELKKTDIKVIDATCPFVTKPQQICEKMSEEGYDVVIFGDMHHPEVKGVKSYAKGNVYVVLEESELEGVKFKQKVALVSQTTRKVEKFMQIANYLMLHVKELRVFNTICNATFENQEAAKNLAKRADVMIIIGGKNSSNTKQLYLISKNFCEDSYLIESEEELEGSWFDGKNLCGISAGASTPDWIIQKVVDRIKKV, encoded by the coding sequence TTGAAGATCGAGCTTGCTAGTAGTTATGGATTTTGCTTTGGCGTAAAAAGGGCGATAAAGATAGCTGAAAATGCTGGAGATGCCGCAACTATCGGCCCGCTCATACATAATAACGAAGAGATAAACAGGCTAGAGAAAAACTACAATGTAAAGACGCTTGAGGGTATAGATGAGCTAAAAGATGAGAAAAAGGCGATCATCCGCACTCATGGCATCACTAAAAACGACCTTGCAGAGCTAAAAAAGACCGATATAAAAGTGATCGACGCAACTTGTCCATTTGTGACAAAGCCACAACAAATTTGCGAAAAAATGAGCGAAGAGGGCTACGATGTGGTGATCTTTGGCGACATGCATCACCCAGAGGTAAAAGGGGTGAAGTCGTATGCCAAGGGTAATGTCTATGTCGTGCTTGAAGAGAGCGAGCTAGAGGGCGTTAAATTTAAGCAAAAGGTCGCGCTTGTTAGCCAAACTACTAGAAAAGTTGAGAAATTTATGCAGATCGCAAACTATCTCATGCTTCATGTAAAAGAGCTGCGCGTTTTTAACACGATCTGCAACGCGACATTTGAAAACCAAGAGGCTGCTAAAAATTTAGCAAAAAGAGCTGACGTGATGATAATCATCGGCGGAAAAAACAGCTCAAACACAAAGCAACTCTACCTAATATCTAAAAATTTCTGCGAAGATAGCTATCTAATAGAAAGCGAAGAAGAACTTGAGGGATCATGGTTTGATGGCAAAAATTTGTGTGGTATAAGTGCGGGTGCTAGCACACCTGACTGGATCATACAAAAAGTCGTTGACAGAATCAAAAAAGTATAA
- a CDS encoding 30S ribosomal protein S1 gives MAVNKSVQLGKAKDEDIEDIDFAAMLEESFKKTEEDSDAKIVSINGDEVLIDVGKKSEGILNVSEITDANGNLTHKVGDTIKVVITGSRNGRPIVSHKKALRKEKVKAFIEAYDPENSGEIDVKVVGKNKGGFITQDANGVEFFLPRTHSGFKNAEGVVGKSYKVRVIKVDKEENSIVVSRKKILDDDRKKRKEALSNIVENDSVIEGTVKKITTYGMFVDVGGVDGLVHYSEISYKGPVNPSSLYKEGDKVLVKVISYDNEKRHLSLSIKAATPDPWEEIINDGLEVGDTIKVTVSNIEPYGAFVDLGNDIEGFLHISEISWDKNIKNPKDHISEGQEIDVEVIEIDAKGHRLRVSLKNLLPKPFDEFKAKFKEGDVVKGVVTTITNFGAFVRVGCVEGLLHNEDASWDRNDKCKDMFKAGDELEVKIIKIDSAEQKISLSLKDLKQSPVQAFANKFSVGDIVKGTIRDIKDFGVFVELGDNVDALIRKEDLGSVDASTLKIGDEIEAAIAFIDEKKNRIRLSIRRLAKQKEREVLNEINDNDDKVTLGDIIKEQLR, from the coding sequence ATGGCTGTGAACAAAAGTGTTCAATTAGGAAAAGCAAAAGACGAAGATATCGAAGATATCGATTTTGCTGCGATGTTAGAGGAGTCTTTTAAAAAGACTGAAGAAGATAGTGACGCAAAGATCGTCAGTATCAATGGCGATGAGGTTTTAATCGACGTTGGCAAGAAGTCAGAAGGCATTTTAAATGTTTCTGAGATCACTGACGCAAACGGCAACCTGACGCATAAAGTTGGCGATACGATCAAAGTTGTAATAACTGGATCAAGAAATGGAAGACCTATAGTGTCGCACAAAAAAGCACTTAGAAAAGAGAAAGTTAAAGCTTTCATCGAAGCTTACGATCCTGAAAATTCTGGCGAAATCGACGTAAAAGTAGTTGGAAAAAATAAAGGTGGTTTTATCACTCAAGACGCAAATGGCGTAGAATTTTTCTTACCAAGAACGCACAGCGGATTTAAAAACGCTGAGGGCGTAGTTGGAAAATCATACAAAGTAAGAGTTATAAAAGTTGATAAAGAAGAGAACAGCATCGTTGTCTCAAGAAAGAAAATTTTAGATGACGACCGCAAAAAACGCAAAGAAGCTCTATCAAACATAGTAGAAAACGATAGCGTTATAGAGGGCACAGTTAAGAAAATCACAACTTATGGTATGTTTGTTGATGTTGGCGGTGTAGACGGACTTGTCCACTACAGCGAGATAAGCTATAAAGGCCCAGTAAATCCTAGCTCTTTATACAAAGAAGGCGATAAAGTTTTAGTTAAAGTTATCAGCTATGACAACGAAAAACGCCATCTATCTCTATCTATCAAGGCTGCTACTCCAGATCCTTGGGAAGAGATCATAAATGATGGTCTAGAAGTTGGCGACACTATAAAAGTAACAGTTAGCAATATCGAGCCTTATGGCGCATTTGTCGATCTTGGAAATGATATTGAAGGATTTTTACATATATCTGAAATTTCATGGGACAAAAATATCAAAAATCCAAAAGATCACATCAGCGAAGGTCAAGAGATCGATGTTGAGGTTATCGAAATAGACGCAAAAGGACACCGCTTAAGAGTGAGCCTTAAAAATTTACTTCCAAAGCCATTTGATGAATTTAAAGCTAAATTCAAAGAGGGCGACGTAGTAAAAGGCGTTGTGACAACTATCACAAATTTTGGCGCATTTGTTAGAGTAGGCTGCGTTGAGGGCTTGCTACACAACGAAGATGCATCTTGGGATAGAAATGACAAGTGCAAAGATATGTTTAAAGCTGGCGACGAACTTGAAGTAAAGATCATCAAAATCGACAGCGCTGAGCAAAAAATTTCTCTAAGCCTAAAAGATCTAAAACAAAGCCCAGTTCAAGCATTTGCTAATAAATTTAGTGTAGGCGACATCGTAAAAGGAACGATCCGTGACATTAAAGACTTTGGCGTGTTTGTTGAGCTTGGCGATAATGTCGATGCGTTAATCCGCAAAGAAGATCTAGGTAGCGTAGATGCTAGCACGCTAAAGATCGGCGATGAGATCGAAGCTGCTATAGCATTTATCGATGAGAAGAAAAATAGAATTCGCCTAAGTATACGCCGTTTAGCAAAACAAAAAGAGCGTGAAGTGTTAAATGAGATCAACGACAACGATGATAAAGTAACACTTGGCGACATCATAAAAGAACAATTACGCTAG
- the serA gene encoding phosphoglycerate dehydrogenase: protein MMKTIIVCDAIHPVGFELLKKEQDINVIDAVNTPKGELLKILGEADVAITRSSTEVNEAFLEAGKKLKAIVRAGVGVDNVDIDGCSRRGIIAMNVPTANTIAAVELTMAHMLAAARSLEYAHNDLKLDRIWKREKWYGVELFKKKLGVIGFGNIGSRVAARAKAFGMDIIAYDPYIDPSKVIDMGGTYTKNFDDILACDFITIHTPKTKETTDMIGTKEIAKMKDGVRLINCARGGLYNEEALYEGLKSGKIAFAGIDVFTKEPATSHPLLDLNNVSVTPHLGANTLESQRNIAVEAVEQAILAARGISYPNALNLPIKTEDLPPFVEPYIDLTSKMAFLAAQINKSAIKAIRIETHGQIGEYANSMLTFAIVGALKESLGDAINYVNAKFLCDEKGITTETSTGGDSIFKNKITVRLTTENGIVSVGGTVFGENQQRIVTVNGFKTDFKPKGKMIIFKNHDVPGVIAQISKILADEKINIADFRLGRDEHGMALAVILVDEHIKTETLERLNALEACVWAQYAVI from the coding sequence ATTATGAAAACTATCATTGTTTGCGATGCGATACACCCAGTAGGTTTTGAACTTTTAAAAAAAGAACAAGATATAAATGTAATAGACGCAGTTAATACCCCAAAAGGCGAGCTTTTAAAAATTTTAGGCGAGGCTGATGTAGCGATCACTAGAAGCTCGACTGAGGTAAATGAGGCGTTTTTAGAAGCTGGTAAGAAGCTAAAAGCTATCGTTAGAGCCGGTGTTGGCGTGGATAACGTTGATATAGATGGCTGTTCAAGAAGAGGCATCATCGCCATGAACGTCCCGACTGCAAATACTATCGCAGCAGTTGAGCTAACTATGGCGCACATGCTAGCGGCTGCAAGATCACTTGAATACGCTCACAACGATCTAAAACTAGATAGAATTTGGAAACGCGAGAAGTGGTATGGAGTTGAGCTTTTTAAGAAAAAGCTAGGTGTGATCGGTTTTGGTAACATCGGCTCAAGAGTAGCAGCTCGCGCAAAAGCTTTTGGCATGGACATCATCGCATACGATCCATATATCGATCCATCTAAAGTTATCGATATGGGCGGCACATATACTAAAAATTTTGATGACATCTTGGCATGCGACTTCATCACGATCCACACTCCAAAGACCAAAGAGACAACCGATATGATCGGCACTAAAGAGATAGCAAAGATGAAAGATGGCGTAAGGCTTATAAACTGCGCTAGAGGCGGTCTTTATAACGAAGAGGCACTTTATGAAGGGCTAAAAAGCGGCAAGATAGCATTTGCTGGTATTGATGTTTTTACAAAAGAGCCAGCGACAAGCCATCCGCTTCTTGATCTAAATAATGTAAGCGTCACACCGCATCTTGGGGCAAATACCCTTGAGTCGCAGCGAAATATCGCAGTTGAGGCGGTTGAGCAGGCTATCTTGGCAGCACGAGGTATAAGCTATCCAAATGCTTTAAATTTACCTATCAAAACAGAAGATCTACCGCCGTTTGTTGAGCCTTATATTGATCTTACAAGCAAGATGGCATTTCTTGCAGCTCAGATAAACAAAAGCGCCATCAAGGCTATCCGTATAGAGACTCACGGGCAGATTGGCGAGTATGCAAATTCAATGCTAACTTTTGCGATCGTGGGCGCTTTAAAAGAGAGTCTTGGCGATGCGATAAACTACGTAAATGCTAAATTTTTATGCGACGAAAAAGGCATAACTACCGAAACTAGCACAGGTGGAGATAGCATCTTTAAAAACAAGATCACAGTTCGTCTTACGACTGAAAACGGCATCGTAAGCGTTGGCGGCACGGTCTTTGGTGAAAATCAACAACGCATAGTAACCGTCAATGGCTTTAAGACTGACTTCAAGCCAAAAGGCAAGATGATCATCTTTAAAAACCACGACGTACCAGGTGTTATCGCTCAGATCAGTAAAATTTTAGCTGACGAGAAGATAAACATCGCAGACTTCCGTCTTGGTAGAGATGAGCACGGCATGGCGCTTGCGGTCATCTTGGTTGATGAACATATAAAAACAGAAACGCTAGAGAGATTAAACGCACTTGAAGCTTGTGTTTGGGCTCAATACGCAGTTATATAA
- the efp gene encoding elongation factor P gives MASYSMGDLKKGLKIEIDGVPYKIVEYQHVKPGKGAAFVRAKIKSFVDGKVLEKTFHAGDKCEQPHLEEKEMQYLYDDGEFCQFMDTTTYEQVAISDEDVGDVKKWMIDGMMVEILFHNGNAIGVEVPQVVELKIVETPPNFKGDTQGGKKPATLESGAVVQIPFHVLEGEVIRVDTVRGEYIERANK, from the coding sequence ATGGCTTCATATTCAATGGGCGATCTAAAAAAGGGACTAAAGATCGAGATCGACGGCGTTCCTTATAAAATCGTAGAATATCAACACGTTAAACCGGGCAAGGGTGCAGCTTTTGTTCGTGCAAAGATCAAATCTTTTGTCGATGGAAAGGTTCTTGAAAAGACTTTTCACGCAGGTGACAAGTGTGAGCAGCCGCATCTTGAAGAAAAAGAGATGCAGTATCTCTATGATGATGGTGAGTTTTGCCAGTTTATGGATACGACTACTTACGAGCAAGTTGCGATCAGCGACGAGGACGTGGGTGATGTTAAAAAATGGATGATCGATGGCATGATGGTTGAAATTTTATTTCACAACGGCAACGCAATCGGCGTAGAAGTGCCACAAGTAGTCGAGCTCAAGATAGTTGAAACTCCACCAAATTTCAAGGGCGATACACAAGGCGGCAAAAAGCCAGCTACTCTTGAGAGTGGCGCGGTAGTTCAGATACCATTTCACGTACTAGAAGGCGAGGTCATCCGCGTTGATACCGTTCGTGGCGAGTACATCGAGCGCGCAAATAAATAA
- a CDS encoding DUF4304 domain-containing protein — MKEKFDELIALLKPLFKDNGFSKSALNFYKNIPNFIYIVNFQKSSGNSSERTRFYINCGIYAPFIEATLGKEALSKPKEYECHFRARVHEITRTSAAYYELEPDSDVAKIYENVANDLGFVFKFFEQNSSEAKNLIELMLEQNGLAAINQLYEYLLIKDKSEILVSHAKKLYAKHGSEARWGKFQKQINELLRKYKKDEINFKE, encoded by the coding sequence ATGAAAGAGAAATTTGACGAGCTTATTGCTCTGCTAAAGCCGCTATTTAAGGATAATGGCTTTAGCAAGAGCGCTTTAAATTTCTACAAAAATATTCCAAATTTTATCTATATTGTAAATTTTCAAAAAAGTAGTGGCAATAGCTCAGAGCGCACGAGATTTTATATAAATTGCGGCATTTATGCTCCTTTTATAGAGGCTACTCTTGGCAAAGAAGCGCTTAGCAAGCCAAAAGAGTATGAGTGCCACTTTAGAGCTAGAGTGCATGAAATCACTCGCACATCTGCTGCATACTACGAGCTAGAGCCAGATAGTGACGTGGCTAAAATTTATGAAAATGTGGCAAACGACCTTGGCTTTGTTTTTAAATTTTTTGAGCAAAATAGCTCTGAAGCAAAAAATTTAATAGAGCTAATGCTTGAACAAAATGGCTTAGCCGCGATAAATCAGCTCTACGAATATCTTTTGATAAAGGATAAAAGTGAAATTTTAGTCTCACATGCTAAAAAGCTCTATGCAAAGCATGGCAGTGAAGCAAGATGGGGCAAATTTCAAAAGCAGATAAACGAGCTACTTAGAAAATATAAAAAAGATGAGATAAATTTTAAAGAGTAA
- a CDS encoding SelT/SelW/SelH family (seleno)protein — protein MQVKIIYCNSUNYRPVASRVEDEIKANFSDARVELVVGDGGNFIVEVDGNVIFSKKDRIGNDESRFPHGEEITTLINKYLKEKSA, from the coding sequence ATGCAAGTAAAAATTATTTACTGCAACTCTTGAAACTATCGTCCGGTAGCTTCTCGTGTAGAAGATGAAATAAAAGCGAACTTTAGTGATGCAAGAGTCGAGTTGGTTGTAGGAGATGGTGGAAATTTCATCGTCGAGGTTGATGGAAACGTTATCTTTTCTAAAAAAGATCGCATTGGAAACGATGAGTCAAGGTTCCCACACGGCGAAGAGATCACAACTCTTATAAACAAATATCTCAAAGAAAAGTCGGCTTAA
- a CDS encoding DJ-1 family glyoxalase III: MKKVAVILADGFEEIEALTSVDVLRRAGAIASIASLKDAQIRGAHNINVKADVTLREVEELGYDAIVLPGGLPGAENLANDAKLREILQEFDKKGKLICAICAAPMVLERARVLKEHFVCYPGFEENVRSDKRGYVSDKNVLKDQNIITGKGPAFSMEFALFIVKNLLGEEAYHKVKNDLLYK, translated from the coding sequence ATGAAAAAGGTAGCCGTAATCCTAGCTGATGGTTTTGAGGAGATCGAGGCGCTAACCTCCGTCGATGTTTTACGCAGAGCAGGCGCGATAGCATCTATCGCTAGCTTGAAGGACGCGCAGATCAGAGGTGCTCACAATATAAATGTAAAAGCTGATGTCACACTTCGTGAGGTGGAGGAGCTAGGCTATGATGCGATCGTGCTTCCAGGAGGTCTGCCTGGTGCAGAAAATCTTGCAAATGACGCTAAGCTAAGAGAAATTTTGCAAGAATTTGACAAAAAAGGTAAGCTAATTTGTGCTATTTGTGCCGCTCCTATGGTGCTTGAGCGAGCTCGTGTGCTTAAAGAGCATTTTGTCTGCTATCCTGGATTTGAAGAGAACGTAAGAAGCGACAAAAGAGGCTACGTGAGCGATAAAAACGTGCTAAAAGATCAAAACATCATCACTGGCAAGGGACCTGCTTTTTCTATGGAATTTGCACTTTTTATAGTGAAAAATTTGCTTGGCGAAGAGGCTTACCATAAAGTAAAAAATGATTTACTTTATAAATAG